One Vicia villosa cultivar HV-30 ecotype Madison, WI linkage group LG5, Vvil1.0, whole genome shotgun sequence genomic window, CTCTCCGAtgctggtacatgtttgtggtaggcgctgcaatctttgtggacaagagtgcaaggtacgtcgacgtgacctacctccgctacttcatggacttgactaccgttaaccagtggaactggggggcagctactctggcatacctatacccgaaggtgaatgaggcctccaactggaggacgaggcagttgaccggatcctgcacactacttacggtacgtttcattttaattgtttcgtatttatttatgtttcgtatttatttttaatacattatcgtgtttatgtttcagagctggatcatctcttacttctcccgcatccacgacttccacattgatcctgagtacgatgacgccatgcccagggccgccagatacgttctccagagggggagcaatgcagtgggaccatatcgtgggtacctcgaccgcatgatgcacgatgacgtcacttggaggccattcagcgactagactcatgttgtcccctttgacgacatatctttatattctggctggttggcatgcgggaccagcaccatggtgcggtatctccctgagcggtgcatgagaCAGTTTGGGTATGTGTAGATGATACCCatgtcaccttttgaggctgctcccgacacggtgacccgagtgcagctcactggcatatttgaggattgggagcgtcatgtggtaccggaggagtatcgtcggaTTCGGTTCACCCAGGACtgacacagtgtggaggggtatgccacttggttctatcgggtgtcacatcctctgctgagacccgacgctcctaggccagcacacgaggagatcctggagaaccaacaggccgaggatgaccacgccattgatctcctgccgatctgtcagcggatagagatgcttggacgggacgcgttggatcgaggtgtcgttcatcagggcggtccagaggcagtctccgtgatggagatgatcgtcactgatgcgggccgtgcggcggcatacaggcggcagaggaggtctcagggagagagggttaggcatacccagtaggggtccgggtttattttttttgttttcggattgtatctctcgcacactattactatttgatcggcttgtatatattatttggatttgatttatcatattagtattttctgtttatatgtcgcttattttatttggcgttttcctttaattaaaaatacgagactgtttcgaaaaacataaaaagaaaacacagtttctgcataattcggaagtgcatttccgaaaccctccaaaatttgaaaaaaggtgttttcggaagtgcatctccgaaaacaccccccatttagtgttttcggagatgcacttccgaagtctgagaaaattaaaaaaaaaacaacttcggaaatgcatttccgaagcaggggtaaagtggagtGTTCgctgggtaaagaaattttcttaattaatttgtatGTGGAGTTTAGGACTCTCAAAAGTATACAATCCTATCTTTCTGTTATTGAATTTTGGATAGGTAGTTGTATTGTGTAATCAGTTGACATATCTTAGGCTTTGTCGTAGTATAATTTTATTTTGGctttcttaaaaaaattataagaaatggtatttcatatatatatatatatatatatatatatatatatatatatatatatatatatatatatatattgagtataataataacaaaaaaatatattttaaaattaagttaattataATATGAATTTGTTTGAATTATATTCGGATAATGTGAACAATAGTAGTCaactaatattaaaataattaaattatttcttaaatttaatataattattataattaacatTGTTGTAATTAATCCATTGAATtacataatttaataaatattttaggtTCAATTTATGCCGTTTTATcctattatttttaaaaagttatatctgtagagagaaagaagagagaaaattaaaacaaaaattaaaaaatcgaTAGAACTTATAAATTTTTGAAATAACCAAAAAAAATCTATGTAAGATAAATATATCCAACTAAATTGCCGCATCAACAGAAGTTAACGATTTTTGATAAAATTTATCATAAAAGATCAaattagaccatttacaatgggggtgttgaaaaaattattcaatagttgaatgtctacaatggtttgttgaatgaggtgtttaatgtgatgtggattaattggtgttgaaaagattcaacatgttgaatgagaaaaaagtggggccacatgcaacactttacacaattttattggttgttgtgattatttagattttattttcttttaatcatttaaaattaattatttcatagtaaataaattttttatttatttttatttattatcaaaattcattatttttttcctctataaatagagacttggttcatttgatttggactcataaaaaaaaattcacttttttctctcaatttttttttctatttagccttAAAAAAATCATTGTTTGTAGCTCTAAACATCCTtgtagtgaaatggatcccaacaATAACCCTTTTAACACCCTGAGGCAAGTGAGTCTAGTACACCGGAGTCATTCTCGACCGAGGTGCTACCTGCATTTGCGAATCACGTGCGTGCTAGATCTGTGATGCGTGATTCAAATGTACATCACGAATTGCAAGCAGATCTAGTCAAACACATATGGAAAAAGTTCGGAatatttcataattaaataaattgtttgtgagccgagtctattgtactaattaaattatgtgtgtttcattttttgtgtgtttcttttttagtgtgttgtgtgtttagtgtatttattgcatttttaagtttttttataattttatttttttaaaaaataactatttttacatctcttatttattacttgcaagaaaaaaaattaagaatagaaaattagaaaaaataaataaattattaaatttaaaaaaaaagtttaaattatatattattttaatttaattttaattgataatagatattaatatataatcataaaaacaaaactttaaaagaaaataagaatatgatgtggggtagggtgttgaattttattaaacaaaaccattgtagtgaaaaaaaattgaataggtgttgaattattaggtggaagagagagaagatgatgtggaagataaaaagtgaaaaagtagggtgttaaataatgtaaccattgtacatagtcttagATATTAACTTGATGTAAAtgtaaaattatgaaaaaaaagaaataaaataattttgttttttgaaagacgCGTTTTTACATTACAAATTTTGTTCATATCCGTAGACCGTAAGATAGCAATTTCTGTTGTTGACGACTTGTATGTTATGCTGACCAAACGCAATTCTTTTGCATCTTTACTTCTCCTATTTACCTTCTTTTCCAACCTTTCCTTTTCCTTCTAGTTTCTATTACAAGTTTCAAACTTTCAAATCTCAACTCTCCAAATTTCATTTGATTTGACTTCCCAGATCTCATGGCTGGTCGCTATGAAAGCAACCCCTTTGACGAAGAAGAAGTTAACCCCTTCTCTGTAAGCTTCTTTTTTGTTAAAGTTGTAATTTTTTTAACTGGGTATGCACTGTTTTGCTTGATCTTGATTTGATCTTTTAAAGGGGGTCTTTGGAACTTCAATTGTAGTTAAATCATTCTTGTGTTACTTGTTGATTTTCGGTTGACTTGGTATATCTTTATATTGTTCTTGTGATTTGCTTGTAGATGCAGATGTTGTGATTTTCTAGTGATTTTTGTTGAGTTAATACAAATGAATTATCTTGTTTGTGATGGGGATGTTCTTGAGATTTTGAAGTTCATTATTTATGAAAACATTGAAATACCAATCTTGTAGCATCAAATGTCAACTTGAAACCGAAATTCATGTTGATTTATTTAGAAAAGATTGTGAGAGACTGTCTCTCCTTTAATGGAGGATACATATCGATGTAAGTATATAACTATGATTGGAAGATATCTGTATTGGTTCTCATACTTTAACAAAATTTGATTTTGGTCCCTCGATTTCAACATTTATCCTcacaatttcaaattaaatttctGTATTGATGATAATGTGGTAATGCCCTTTTTGTTGTCATGGTATAAAATTATGATGACTTGCTTTTTCTTTTACTTTGCTCGTACTAGCATCATAATGTCCCATTTCTCACTTTACAAGTCGGTTTTGTGAGGGTGAAGTTCACTCTAACCCTCAATTAAGATCCTATTAGACCCTTTCTAAGATTCATTGGAATATCTGCTATCAGACCATTCATGACATGCTCCTGATGTGTAGTCCTGGGTGCGAGGAGTGTGTGTTGATAGCCCCACATTAGATGTTATACGGCTTGAAAACGTGTTAATAAATGGAAGACATCTCTAAttacaagtcggttttgtaaTGTCTAAGTTAGATCCAATAGAAATTCTAATAAAGCTAATGCACTATGAAGAAATAAAAACTATGACCTTATATATTTGTATTAAGATACAATCTATCTGATTTTAGaggattagagtttatgattgaGGATTTTAGAACTCAGTTTTTTGGACTTCGAGATAACTTATTCCTTGCTGACATATTTActatgttttctttaattttggTTGAAACTAACAGGAACCAGCTGTAAGGGGAAAAACATCAAACCAATCAAACTACAGTGGCGGTGCATTTTACACAACAGTGAGTTTGTTAATCAAACAGCCATTTTTTTGTAAGATATATAGTACATGTGAGATGCCGATAAAACatgtaaatcattttcaacttaCCTTATGCCATACTATTGTTTTAAAAATGTGTCAGAATCCTGGAAGTGTTCCATCTGCCACAAATTCAAGGCTTGCACCTCTTAGGCCAGAGCCTGCTGATTATAATAATTATGGCTTTGGAGAAACAGTTGATATACCTCTTGATGCATCAACGGTATGCATATAATTGAGATTGTTGAAAtcctcaattttttttttcatttactaTGTATTGCATGTATTCTTGCGAGAATTGAAGGAGTtctttttctcattattattaattttcaacTTTAGGATTTGAAAAATAAGGAGAAGGAACTGCAATCCAGGGAAGCCGATTTGAAAAGAAGAGAACAGGTATACAATGCAATTTCTCTGTGTCCTTTTGTTCACTTTAGGGTTGAGAGTTCCCTCGGGGGATATTTACCGAGATCGAAGCACTTGCCCCTTTGATACTTTACGTTGTTTACATTTctcattttttttctcatttctGTTTGAGAGGTCTTCAATTTCTTCATCATTTAACTATGAATGATTGGAAATTGACatgagatttttttttataaatttatttatccaAATATAGGATGTGAGACGGAAAGAAGAAGCTGCTGCACGAGGTAAATTACATTCCTGTTCATATATTTGTTCAGAATGATTCAGTTGTTTATTTGGCTATCTATcccttttaaattcaatttttacATTGTTATtacttttgtgttttttttttgtttgtttctactATTGACATTCAATTGAATAGTACTGCATACTTTTATAAATGACTTTGAAGCTTGAACATTTTGCACTAACTTAGTTCTGTTTAATTCTTCTAATATCCATTTACATTTTATTTTGTAGCCGGAATTGTTCTTGAGGAAAAGAATTGGCCACCGTTTTTCCCAATTATCCATCACGACATTGCTACTGAAATTCCggttcatcttcaaaaattgcaATATGTTGCATTTACTACTCTGTTAGGTATGTAATCCTCTTTGGTTGGTACCAATTATGATATTGTTTTTTGTCAGAAGAAGTTATTGAGTATTGTTAGCTATGAAGCACGAACACCTCTAGGAGTAGGCGTGTCACGGTGTCCGAAACTTGTACGACACCTGTATGACACGTGTCGGAAATGTCAGATAAATGAAGTTCAAGTACTATCATATATGTAGCGGTGTCTATGTCCGTGTTGTGTCCCGGTGTTCGTGTTGGAGTCCGTACTTCATAGATTGTCAGAGTTTGTTATATATCACGGTCATTGATTAGAAGTTATACTATGCAGGACTAGTATTTTGCCTGTTGTGGAATGTTATAGCTGTTACTGCAGCTTGGATTAAGGGTGAAGGTGAGTTTAGATATATATAAAAGAAGGTTTTATACTTGTATTCAGCTATTTAGCAGATCAAATTACAAATCTGACATTTCAAAATCCCATGCATGCCGATCATGGCTTTGATTGTTGTAGGTGTAAAAATATGGTTTCTGGCCATTATCTACTTCATAGCCGGAGTACCTGGAGCATATGTTCTGTGGTATCGTCCATTATATCGTGCTTTTAGGTATAAAAAATCAACGCTTATTTGCATTTTGCTAGTTTTTTCTAATATATTATGCAACTGCAACAAGTTGAGAGTTCGATACTATTGATTCTAAATATGTTCCTTTTTCATTGCAGGACCGAAAGTGCTTTGAAATTTGGTTGGTTTTTCATGCTCTACCTGGTACGTTGTTTATACATCTTGACGTGCATAAGTCATGCTTCAAAAAACTGAAGAAATCTAATCATCTTTGTGTCTTTTTCTGCTTGCAGCTTCACATAGGGTTCTGCATTTTAGCTGCCGTTGCTCCTCCTATAGTTTTCAAAGGAAAATCCCTCACGTACGGCAGCTTACTCTATGCACTCAATTTAACTTGCCAATATTGCTTCTTCGACATTATTTATTGGAACAAGGAGATATCATTTAAATTCGTTTTCTTTGCATACAATAAGTTTCTTtaagaaaaacaaattaaattacgAATCTTTGAAAGAAAATTTGTAAATTTTGGACATATGTATGAACACTCTTCTTCACCTGATTTGTCTAATTTGAAATCTAACTGGTCCTGTAATATCAAACCTGTAGGCACGTTGGTGAGAGTGATATACAATATTGTATTGAATGTGTCTGTGTTCATCTCTTCAAGTGACCGAAgttattatcattatttataaTCTATATTGACACTGTCTACTTACGCTGATACAGGGGCATTCTCTCTGCCATAGATGTGCTTGACAACCATGCTTTGATTGGGGTAAGAATACTATTTTAATCGTCATATTTTAGCAGTTTTAGACATGCAACACAGGTTGGTAGGTACTTTGGTATTTCTCGCACGTCTGTTAATGCAcggttttatttaaaattttgctAATGTGACCAAAATAAACTTCTAAATTgttggatcatttattttatttttctgcatttgcTTGTAGATTTTCTACTTCATTGGATTTGGATTATTTTGCCTAGAAACGCTGATAAGCATTTGGGTGATTCAGGTTTGGTTACACTGTTTCTAAGTTTCCAATTTTTTAATCACATGCTGCCGCTTTATTCAAAACCAATGGTTTTCTTACAACATACAGCTGCTCACTTTTTCTTTGGTTGGCATATACAGCAAGTATACATGTACTTCCGTGGCAGTGGTAAGGCGGCTGAGATGAAACGCGCGGCTGCCAGGGGAGCAGTGAGAGCTGCATTCTGATGATATATCATTTTGTGGAGAAGGCAGTATAGTATGGATGACTTTTGTTTGGATCAATATTTTGTATATTACTAGCCACAAATACTAAGAAAAATATTACACTGAGTGTGATTTTTGTATTGAAGTTTTGTTTATTCATTTGTTTCTCTCTTGTTTACCATGTTACCTATTTATATGGTTTGTTAGTGTACATTATAAGCATAGCTTCGACATAGCAGTGGCTGGTAGAAACATTCCTTAGTGAAACTCATGTCATTTTCTAGATATTATgcttttcaagtttctttgaagttgTGTCATATTGATGAATAGTTGAATACTAAACAAGAGAATACAAAACATGACTTAAACTCTCATGAAAATCGAGTCTCTGCTGTTACATTTTTCACGCAGTTATGATAGTAGTGACTGTCCGATTCTGATCTGACCGTCTAAAACAAatagatttaaattttatttaataatttaaaaagtatCTTTCTTAAATCACAACCGTTTGAtcttgatctacggttaacaatacATGACAACGTAACTGCAATCAAACTCAGTCCGTTTTACCTAAAAATCAAATGAAGATGGCAAAATTAGTAGTACTAACTAAACTTCTGTGACAAAATACAACTCAagatgtacatatatatataaatacaacTCAAGATTCACATAATTTATTttagagaaagaggagaaaagtcTAGATCAGACTCTTCTCAGCAATGTCTCATAATTTCACAAAACTACATATTTAGATAGAGATTACAAAAaccatatatataataaaaagcaAGTTCCAACTTTGATCAACCAtgcaatataattttatttatcttgtaaaaggGTGTTGGAACAATATATGGTGGATTCCCTCAACAATATGCAATGCATTTCTTTTTGCAATCAATGGTGCAGCTACCACCTCCACCGCCGCCACTGAATCCTTTGCTGGAGTGACTGAACGACGAAAAACACCCTGCTGGACATGTGACTTTCTTCTGGTAACAAGGTCCTTGGTCTTTGCAGACAACAGTTGGTCCAATAACACCATTTATGGAGCCTCCTCCACTTGGACTACCATATCCACCTCCATATCCGCCTCCTGGAATGGTGTTGTCAAAGCCTGGTATTCCAAAACCTCCTCCAGGTCCAAATCCAAAGGAGCCACCGTTGTCATttcctccaccaccaccaccgctGCTGCCGCCATTGTTGTTGCCAGCAGATGGTGAAGGTTTGGTTGATGATGGTGAAGGTTTGATCGATGGTGGTGAAGTTTTACCAAAGGGTGCAGGTTTTGTTGATGATGGTGAAGGTTTGGTTGGTGGTGGTGAAGTGTTGGCAAATGGTGGAGGTTTGGTTGATGGCGGTGAAGTGTTAGCAAACGGTGAAGGTTTGGTTGATGGCGGTGAAGGTATGGTAGATGACGGTGAAGGTACGGTTGATGATGGCGAAGGCTTGGTTGATAATGGTGAAGGCTTGGTTACTGATATGGATCTGCTAAAGGACACAGAGGTAGTAACTGTTAGCAACATACTCATGATGAGCAAAACAAGGACGATTGCAtgtttcattttttctttctttgttgagTGAACACAATGGAAGAAGAAAGTGTATGTTTTCGGCAAGTGAAACATTCAAGATATGTTGATAGTAGGGAAGGAACATTAAATTGTGTTAGTGAAATGAAGGAAGAAGCATGTGAAGTACACGTGGCGAATTTATGATGGTTTTGTTGGTTGTCTGCAATTATTATACTTGCTGACTTCACAATCACAGCTGCAGATACTAAAACTAGTTTCTTCAATTTCCATTTCTCTTGGTCCATGTTATTAATGAGTGTGTATTTATGGTTGAAACATGAATTGGTGGTTGAAATATGAACAACTGCTGCAATGGTACAATTTACAGACACACAAATAGTTTAACCAAGGTGATTTATACAATGCTGTTTGCAGTAAACAGAACAGGAAAGCTCAAACATACGTAATTTACAAGATCATAACGTGTTTACATATACGTGTAGGTTATTATAAAACAAGTCTGAACTCAAAGACCAGAAGAGGCCCAACTAGCATCAACAGCATCTATGATCTTTTCGTGTAATTTGGATCCAGCACAAGCAACTATACCACGATCGATCCCTTCCACATATGAGCCTTTGGAGAAGTCCAACAAACGACCCCTAATATCTGTTACTGTGCCTCCTGCTTCTTGTATTATGATAGCACCAGCAGCATGATCCCATATTTTCTCCTTGTAACCACTTCTTGCAAATTGCATGAAGGCCTCAGCGTCTCCACAAGCTATTGCTACATATTTTGCCATGCTGTAAACTCTTAATGGCTTGTTACTGCATACAAATATGATGAATATGAGCTttcttatattaaataaaaactatTCGGTAATAGAACCTTTTCATCATTGTATATAGTACTATATTTGCAATAATTATTGGTTCTTTCTTTAAGAGTTTTAATATACATATCATGGCAGGTTCTACGGCGAGCCTTGAAAGTATAAGTTCACGGTCTTTCTCATCTTCACGGCTTGGAAGATGACATGATCGATGTCTGTTagatataaaaataagaaaaaaaccaAAGAATTGAGTTTTTGGACATATTTGTTTTTCCTTATTTTTGTCAGGCTGACACCGATCAAGTTACCGTCTCATCTCAACCATAAGAACGTGGAGAACCATGAACTTTTACCATAGAAGGCATCATCTATCTTCATTAGAGTTTGGATCGGTATTCAAGTATCGGTCTATGGTTGACTACTTCTCAAAGTGGTCAACTGTAAAATTGAGCCGCAACCTCAGTTTTTTATATTTCTGTGACCATGATTAAGGTCGTATTTGATTGCAATTCTCAACTGTATTAAGAATTGCGACATGACCATGACCACAATTTAAAACATAGGAATAACTGATACCAAAACACATGAAAGATAACTGACACAAAAAGATAGTAACATAAAAATGCACCTGAGACCAACACTATGAGCCAGTCCATCAATAAAAGAGTGGTTTGAATCAACCTTCTCAACTGATTGACATAAAGTGGCCAATCCGAGGTTGTCAACAGAAGAGACAGAAACCTGTTTTGCATGGTTTGGCCACACAAACTTCTCATTGACATGATGGATCAATGGTTGGATCCAAGCCTTGCCACTACCCTTCTTAGCATAAACAACACAACCTTCATTCCATGTTTCAGTTGTTAAAGGAATCAACTTGGATATAATCCTATGATAGCTTTTCTGATAACTAAACCAATCCTTTCTCATAGGGTAGTTAGGAGACCCAAGAACACCAACCACCACTTCTCCATCCTCTATAAGCGATAAACCGACCGCATATTGATCACTGCTTACAAATCCCAATGTCCAAAATCTTCCAGAAGGATCCCGAATCGAGGCACAACGACTAATGATTTCAAGAACCTCTGAAGTTCCAAGAGGTGATTTTAGTTTTACTGCTTCAAATCCAAATTGAGGTGCTTCCGATAGACATTCATTCACAATTTTTACCACAGGTTCTAGCAACTCAGATGCATTAGAGTTCGAGAGAGTACGAACATCATCGTCTTCAGCTAGAATCGAGATGTTTTCACCTCCTAAATATGCAGACAGTATACAGCTGAAAATTGCTTTGACACACCAACCTATATACAAAGTGTATACAATTCAGTTTCAATCATTGATTGTAAATATGAATATAAATACGAACATTCACCTGCAACTGCGACCGAAGAACTACAACCCTTAGATTGTACCTGATCATTGCTACTAGGCTTGGAAATCAAAGTGTGTTGCACTTTCTTACTTAGAGAACAAGCCATCTGCACAGCTCTGACAGCAACGTCCAATTCTTCGGAGTATTCCTCCGACTGCGAGACAAGATCAACCATTTGTTTGTCCTCCTTCATCAAAGGAGAAGAAAAATTTTGTTCGAATTTGGACACAAAACCGACGTGGCTTGAGAGATTCTTTTTATTTTGGAGGGACAAGAAGCATGAACTAGCTTTTGGTTCTAAATGGCTGAATGCGAAGTAGTCAATTCTCTTTCCAAGTTTTAATATATGTGGTATGTTAGCACCTAACATGGAACAATATAAAGACATGTAGAGTACACAACAAGTTATTGGTTTTGGTATTATCAGTTACAAGAATGGCATTGATAAACCTATGGGAATGTATCATTATTTATAGGACTTTTGTTTCCTAGCAAAAACCATTATTCATTTCATGTCATTTTCTGCAATACAGAAGTAAAATGTATCAAAGACCTGAAAATGTCACTTTTGCTTCTTGTACAAAAAGAAGTAATCTTACAAGTCACAAGTAATACAAGAGTATTTGTTGAAAAGCAAACAAAAATACTATAGGTTGGTTGCTATTATTCATGTATTGTACCTTGCTTAGATGGTGTAGAAGCACTTTTAGATTTTAAAGCTCTTGTACATGTATTGGAAGTTTTTGTATATTATattttgatgataattgtgtggttTAAGTTAAACTATGGTTCCCATCAAATCAAAAGTTAGAATTATGGTAAGTGGTGACTTTTTAGAGAAGTGCTTTTATCCCTCAATATTTTCTTTAAACATCTTCTTTTCcatttttggattgatcaatccAGACAAAActgtattttttttccttttggatTACAATGGTATATCCGAATGATATTGATTTTTAAGAAAGTGGATTTTAAGAAAGTGGTGTAAGAGTAAAAACATCTTTCAACTTTTTATTTAGGTAAATATTCTGGTATCCTTGAGTTTAGTTGGGTACCAGTACTCTCAAACAATCAAACACTATGATTCATTTtcatgtcatatttttatttaattttattttaaatttaattaaaattttaatacaaTTTACATTAAAGGTATCGGTACTCAACTTAACTTCatgggtaccaaagaatttacctTTTATTTATTAGGAAAATTCtctcctttatatatatatatatatatatatatatatatatatatatatatatatatatatatatatatatatatatatatatatatatatatatatatatatatatatatatatatatatatatatatatatatatatatatatatatatatatatatatatatatatatatatatatatatatatatatattaggaactTCTAAAAATGCCAATAAAGTTGTTATGTTTTTTGGATGGATCCTTCCGGACTCAAACTATCATTCTTAGGTCATGTTCAAACTCCGGGTCCCGCACAATAGGAAAACTAAATTTTCGGACCTGTGATCGGTTACATTAAACCTgtaactagagctgtcaaaatggactAGTCCATATGGGCCGGCCTACCAGGCtcgaaaaatcatagggcttgggTCTCAAAATCAGAGCCCATATCcaggcccgaaaaatcatagggcttgggtctcaaaattagagcccatattttcaGGGTCTTTTTAACCCAGCCCTGAAAAGGCTGCTACCCATTAGggttagcccatatgggccgtgaGTAGTCCATTAGACCTGCATAGtcataaatttaagaaaaatatattaaaatttatattatcttactctaaaat contains:
- the LOC131602727 gene encoding secretory carrier-associated membrane protein-like, with the protein product MAGRYESNPFDEEEVNPFSEPAVRGKTSNQSNYSGGAFYTTNPGSVPSATNSRLAPLRPEPADYNNYGFGETVDIPLDASTDLKNKEKELQSREADLKRREQDVRRKEEAAARAGIVLEEKNWPPFFPIIHHDIATEIPVHLQKLQYVAFTTLLGLVFCLLWNVIAVTAAWIKGEGVKIWFLAIIYFIAGVPGAYVLWYRPLYRAFRTESALKFGWFFMLYLLHIGFCILAAVAPPIVFKGKSLTGILSAIDVLDNHALIGIFYFIGFGLFCLETLISIWVIQQVYMYFRGSGKAAEMKRAAARGAVRAAF
- the LOC131602726 gene encoding PAP-specific phosphatase HAL2-like; protein product: MSLYCSMLGANIPHILKLGKRIDYFAFSHLEPKASSCFLSLQNKKNLSSHVGFVSKFEQNFSSPLMKEDKQMVDLVSQSEEYSEELDVAVRAVQMACSLSKKVQHTLISKPSSNDQVQSKGCSSSVAVAGWCVKAIFSCILSAYLGGENISILAEDDDVRTLSNSNASELLEPVVKIVNECLSEAPQFGFEAVKLKSPLGTSEVLEIISRCASIRDPSGRFWTLGFVSSDQYAVGLSLIEDGEVVVGVLGSPNYPMRKDWFSYQKSYHRIISKLIPLTTETWNEGCVVYAKKGSGKAWIQPLIHHVNEKFVWPNHAKQVSVSSVDNLGLATLCQSVEKVDSNHSFIDGLAHSVGLSNKPLRVYSMAKYVAIACGDAEAFMQFARSGYKEKIWDHAAGAIIIQEAGGTVTDIRGRLLDFSKGSYVEGIDRGIVACAGSKLHEKIIDAVDASWASSGL